GACGATGGTGACGGCCCGCCGATAGTAGCGCGTGACGTCGTGGCCGATGCCGATGGCGATGAGTTCGATCGCCGAATTGGTCTCGATCTCGTCGATCACGGCGCGCAGGTGCCGCTCCAGATAGTTGCCGCTGTTCACCGAGAGCGTGGAATCGTCGACCGGCGCCCCGTCGGAGATCATCATCAGGATGCGCCGGCTTTCCGGGCGGCCGAGCAGGCGACCGTGGGCCCACTCCAGCGCCTCGCCGTCGATGTTCTCCTTCAGGAGCCCTTCGCGCATCATCAGGCCGAGATTGCGCCGCGACCGGCGCCAGGGCGTGTCGGCCGACTTGTAGACGATGTGGCGCAGATCGTTCAGCCGGCCCGGCGAGACCGGCTTGCCGTTCTGCAGCCAGTTTTCCCGCGACTGGCCGCCCTTCCAGGCGCGCGTCGTGAAGCCCAGGATCTCCACCTTGACGCCGCAGCGCTCCAGGGTCCGGGCGAGAATGTCGGCGCAGGTCGCCGCGACCGTGATCGGCCGCCCGCGCATGGAGCCGGAATTGTCCAGGAGGAGCGTGACGACGGTGTCGCGGAAGTTGGCTTCCCGTTCGCGCTTGAAGGCGAGCGGCTGCATCGGGTCGATGACGATACGGGCGAGCCGCGCGGTATCGAGCCAGCCTTCCTCCTGATCGAATTCCCAGGCGCGGTTCTGCTGGGCCATCAGCCGGCGCTGCAGCCGGTTCGCGAGCCGGGCGACGACGCCCTGAAGATGGGAGAGCTGCTTGTCCAGAAAACCGCGGAGCCGGTCCAGCTCGGCGGAATCGCACAGCTCCTCCGCCTTGATGATCTCGTCGAAGCGGGTGGTGTAGACCCGGTAGTCGACCTCGGCCCGGCGCAGCCCCGTGGGCGGCTCGGCGCGCGCGGCCTCGCCGGATTCCCGAGGATCGGCCAGGTCGTCGTCCCGGTAGTCCTCGCTGGTGGATTCGGCGCTCTCCGACTCGCTCGCCTCTTCCTCTTCGCCGAGGGTCTCGGTCTCCTGGGGGGCGGCCGCGTCCTCCTGG
The DNA window shown above is from Amorphus orientalis and carries:
- the cobT gene encoding cobaltochelatase subunit CobT; the protein is MTQGSNWDKNGNPAGNRNDAFKRAVTATMRAVSRDPELEVSFSNDRPALTGHKARLPEPPRRRTEADTAVARGVGDSMALKLACHDPKLHTSLVPNGREARGIFDAIEQARCEAIGSRRMEGVASNLSAMLEDRYFRGNYHEITDRADAPIEDALSLMVRERLTGQKPPESAQRLVDLWRPWIEDKVGRDLDELGSTLEDQQRFGTAIRDVLAALDMAEEMSSDQEEDEDSDPESEDNSDTSSDDESSAEGQEDQEDAAAPQETETLGEEEEASESESAESTSEDYRDDDLADPRESGEAARAEPPTGLRRAEVDYRVYTTRFDEIIKAEELCDSAELDRLRGFLDKQLSHLQGVVARLANRLQRRLMAQQNRAWEFDQEEGWLDTARLARIVIDPMQPLAFKREREANFRDTVVTLLLDNSGSMRGRPITVAATCADILARTLERCGVKVEILGFTTRAWKGGQSRENWLQNGKPVSPGRLNDLRHIVYKSADTPWRRSRRNLGLMMREGLLKENIDGEALEWAHGRLLGRPESRRILMMISDGAPVDDSTLSVNSGNYLERHLRAVIDEIETNSAIELIAIGIGHDVTRYYRRAVTIVDADELAGAIVEQLASLFAEETQTPRGRRGAA